A window of the Henckelia pumila isolate YLH828 chromosome 3, ASM3356847v2, whole genome shotgun sequence genome harbors these coding sequences:
- the LOC140892537 gene encoding uncharacterized protein: protein MATSVESQSPASLNKGSPSLIVHSSSPPMFSPSSDKRFWSTLRSRIDTLLENRNAEQSLPTEVKSAAIDRSKRMKEDSMLLLRGFDSVSQTLSQLSNNIENALQGARDLARPPTLTEIVHATIEKAKSEENLSEDKISKEEDEEQRGLKRKLKESQDASGEDSYGCYYKEKGDSPKELEKIKKAKNMAISMATKASAMARELRTIKSDLSFMQERCALLEEENRKLRNGFTKEIRPDEDDLVRLQLEALLAEKSRLANENANLTRENQCLHQLVEYHQLTSQDLSASYENLCRGMCLDFSSPAETDADRCQNTPPKTPDAESMGYSKSLNECYDDEH from the exons ATGGCAACTTCTGTAGAATCTCAGTCCCCTGCTTCCCTCAACAAG GGCTCTCCGAGCTTGATTGTCCACTCTTCGTCCCCTCCGATGTTCAGCCCATCCTCTGATAAGCGTTTCTGGAGCACGCTTCGCAGCCGGATCGACACGTTGCTTGAGAACCGGAATGCCGAGCAGTCACTGCCCACGGAAGTG AAATCCGCAGCAATTGATCGGTCGAAACGAATGAAGGAGGATTCGATGCTTTTGCTGAGAGGGTTCGACTCTGTTTCGCAGACTCTTTCTCAGCTGTCTAACAATATAGAGAACGCTCTTCAG GGAGCTAGAGATCTAGCTAGGCCACCCACATTGACCGAAATAGTTCATGCCACCATCGAAAAGGCTAAATCTGAAGAAAATTTATCTGAGGACAAAATTAGTAAAGAAGAAGACGAAGAACAAAGGGGATTGAAGAGGAAATTGAAGGAATCTCAAGATGCTTCTGGGGAAGATTCTTATGGTTGTTATTATAAAGAAAAAGGAGATAGCCCAAAAGAACTGGAGAAAATCAAGAAAGCCAAAAAT ATGGCAATTTCAATGGCGACTAAAGCTTCTGCCATGGCGAGAGAATTAAGGACCATCAAATCAGATTTAAGCTTCATGCAAGAGAGATGTGCTCTACTAGAGGAAGAAAACAGAAAACTTCGGAATGGATTCACCAAAGAGATCCGTCCAGATGAAGATGATTTG GTAAGACTTCAGCTGGAGGCGCTTCTAGCAGAGAAATCCCGTTTAGCAAACGAAAACGCTAACTTGACAAGAGAGAACCAATGCCTCCATCAGCTAGTGGAGTACCATCAGCTAACCTCACAAGATCTCTCTGCATCTTATGAGAACTTGTGCAGAGGCATGTGCCTAGATTTTTCATCCCCCGCTGAAACTGATGCTGACAGATGTCAAAATACACCTCCAAAAACCCCAGATGCAGAATCCATGGGATACTCCAAGTCACTGAATGAATGCTACGATGATGAACATTAG
- the LOC140892538 gene encoding uncharacterized protein, which translates to MGRKRMAETTSNETDKQVDKASNEDSSTHLNYKSLYVDSQKKVEGLMEENFHISQKLEFALGKIEAYEKMMGVMCASKEVVLFPTSSPLKKHAPVAVVGHETPSPKPKKPKKEPKKPKKEPKKPLRTYKKKNAVSFY; encoded by the exons ATGGGTCGGAAAAGGATGGCCGAAACAACTTCAAACGAG ACTGATAAACAGGTGGACAAGGCATCGAATGAGGACTCATCTACTCACTTGAACTACAAAAGCCTATACGTCGACTCGCAGAAGAAG GTTGAGGGCTTGATGGaagaaaattttcatatatccCAAAAGTTGGAATTTGcacttggaaaaattgaagcg TATGAGAAGATGATGGGTGTTATGTGTGCCTCAAAGGAAGTAGTTTTATTCCCAACTTCATCACCTCTTAAGAAGCATGCTCCAGTTGCTGTTGTTGGTCATGAGACACCATCTCCAAAGCCAAAGAAGCCAAAGAAGGAGCCAAAGAAGCCAAAGAAGGAACCCAAGAAGCCTTTGCGCACTTACAAAAAGAAAAATGCAGTCTCTTTTTATTGA
- the LOC140886310 gene encoding uncharacterized protein: protein MAQNEYRGLERGVLQWAPRPKGQIGIGFQAEQPRRYGKKTATSAAYESSYYPPAMQYRENSRSIQRRRHQPDRAAVVAVGGAGMQAIFLGSNQKSTGTGVFLPRRYGIDSKFSKKPAVLSPVLLPSRVVHALNLNVHELGQKMKPQPDEPKNDIVKNTDGKPKNNKEEDDEDVGLSPEMYLPEEWTY, encoded by the exons ATGGCGCAGAATGAGTACCGTGGACTCGAGCGTGGGGTTCTGCAGTGGGCGCCTCGTCCCAAg GGGCAGATTGGGATAGGGTTTCAGGCGGAGCAACCGCGTCGATATGGGAAGAAAACCGCCACATCGGCCGCTTATGAATCGTCGTACTATCCTCCGGCGATGCAG TATCGAGAGAATTCAAGATCAATCCAGAGGAGAAGACATCAGCCCGACAGGGCGGCCGTGGTGGCGGTAGGTGGGGCTGGGATGCAAGCAATCTTCTTAGGTTCAAACCAAAAAAGTACCGGAACCGGAGTTTTTCTTCCCCGGAGATATGGCATTGACTCTAAATTCAGCAAGAAGCCAG CGGTACTGTCTCCCGTGTTGCTGCCTTCTCGAGTTGTTCATGCTCTCAATCTGAACGTGCATGAACTTGGGCAGAAAATGAAGCCCCAACCag ATGAACCCAAAAATGATATTGTTAAAAACACGGATGGAAAACCGAAAAATAATAAGGAGGAAGACGACGAAGACGTTGGCCTTTCCCCGGAGATGTATCTCCCCGAAGAATGGACATACTAG